In the bacterium genome, one interval contains:
- the lepB gene encoding signal peptidase I, which produces MSITERLANLSIPTVIITVIVLLIIRFALLKLKHPFAKSIAEIAESLAVAMALVFLLIRPFIVQAFFIPSASMHPTLLEQDHILVNKFIYRFTEPKLGDVVVFKAPPEATPGEPQEKDFIKRVIGVPGDKIRITAGYVMIGDMKYTHVDLRDLLGTYAKPDGDMRVLLKGNDVYVDGRKLTHAEVAAAADDPKAKVKVFPGKVYVNGKAIDEPYIAEDPDLPYPLLSGEKATPDKWIVEYKGKPTVKIPKGRLLVMGDNRNDSNDARFWGLLDRKRMLGKAMFIFWPLNRIRWIH; this is translated from the coding sequence ATGAGCATTACGGAACGGCTAGCCAACCTCAGCATACCCACCGTCATCATTACGGTTATTGTTCTGCTGATAATCAGGTTTGCGCTGCTGAAACTGAAGCATCCGTTTGCAAAGTCGATAGCGGAGATTGCCGAATCGCTTGCGGTGGCGATGGCGCTGGTCTTTTTGTTGATAAGGCCGTTCATCGTGCAGGCATTCTTCATTCCGTCGGCGTCCATGCATCCAACGCTTCTTGAGCAGGATCATATACTCGTCAACAAGTTCATATATCGGTTCACCGAACCAAAGTTGGGCGACGTGGTGGTCTTCAAGGCTCCGCCCGAGGCAACTCCGGGTGAGCCGCAGGAAAAGGACTTTATCAAACGTGTGATAGGTGTGCCTGGTGACAAGATCAGGATAACGGCCGGTTACGTTATGATCGGCGATATGAAGTATACTCATGTCGATCTGCGCGACCTGCTGGGCACATATGCCAAGCCCGACGGCGACATGCGTGTTCTGCTCAAGGGCAATGATGTTTATGTTGATGGCCGCAAGCTCACGCATGCCGAGGTAGCCGCCGCGGCCGATGATCCGAAGGCTAAGGTGAAAGTATTCCCGGGCAAGGTATATGTCAACGGCAAGGCGATTGACGAGCCGTATATTGCCGAGGATCCCGATCTGCCATATCCTTTGCTTTCCGGTGAGAAAGCCACGCCGGATAAATGGATAGTCGAATATAAAGGCAAGCCTACCGTAAAGATTCCCAAGGGCAGACTATTGGTGATGGGCGACAACCGCAACGATTCCAACGATGCCCGTTTCTGGGGTCTGCTGGATCGAAAGCGTATGCTCGGCAAGGCAATGTTCATTTTCTGGCCGCTCAATCGCATCCGATGGATCCATTGA
- the rplS gene encoding 50S ribosomal protein L19 — MQIIDQIEFEQLRIDAPVFGPGDTVRVHNRVIEGNKERIQVFEGVVIGKKDGGVRASFTVRKISHGIGVERTFMLHSPRIAKIEVTRRGAVRRAKLYYLREKVGKATKIKERQETK; from the coding sequence GTGCAGATCATTGACCAGATAGAGTTTGAACAGCTTAGGATAGACGCGCCGGTCTTCGGACCGGGCGACACCGTGCGTGTTCACAACCGCGTCATCGAGGGCAACAAGGAACGAATCCAGGTATTCGAGGGTGTTGTCATCGGCAAGAAGGACGGCGGCGTGCGAGCGTCATTCACCGTCCGCAAGATATCCCATGGCATCGGTGTCGAGCGAACATTCATGCTCCATTCACCCAGGATCGCCAAGATCGAAGTGACCCGCAGAGGCGCAGTGCGCAGAGCCAAACTTTATTATCTGCGTGAGAAAGTTGGAAAGGCCACCAAGATCAAGGAACGCCAGGAAACCAAATGA
- the lepB gene encoding signal peptidase I, which yields MSITERLATLNIYAVIGLVIILIAVRFVFARQRFAYAKILAEIAESLALAIGIVFLLIRPFLAQAFYIPSASMVPTFQVNDRILVNKLIYRVREPMRGDVVVFKSPRSAGHDGADYIKRVIAIPGDSVRVTAGYALIGHIPFYHDDLRDAIARCGKEEDECSVKLDGDKIFANGKLVSKTSVAAAMGKPGASVKIVPGRVYLNGKPLDESYTSEDADQPYPNELTPRDWVGTDRGGKQIVKIPKGRLLVMGDNRNFSDDSRRWGLLDRRRVQGKAMFIFWPFNRIQKTF from the coding sequence ATGAGTATCACTGAGAGACTTGCCACACTCAATATATATGCCGTGATCGGTCTGGTCATAATTCTGATCGCTGTCAGGTTTGTATTTGCCCGGCAGCGATTTGCTTATGCCAAAATCCTCGCCGAAATTGCAGAGTCTCTGGCTCTTGCGATAGGCATCGTTTTCTTGCTTATCAGGCCATTTCTTGCGCAGGCATTCTACATTCCCTCCGCATCCATGGTGCCGACCTTCCAAGTAAACGACCGCATCCTGGTCAACAAGCTCATATATCGTGTCCGCGAACCTATGCGTGGGGATGTAGTCGTCTTCAAGTCACCGAGATCGGCGGGTCACGACGGAGCCGATTACATCAAGCGTGTGATAGCTATTCCCGGCGACAGTGTTCGTGTGACGGCGGGATACGCGCTCATAGGCCATATCCCTTTCTATCACGACGATCTTCGTGACGCCATAGCTCGATGCGGGAAGGAAGAGGACGAGTGTTCGGTTAAGCTGGATGGTGACAAGATATTTGCAAACGGCAAACTGGTAAGCAAGACGAGTGTTGCGGCGGCGATGGGCAAGCCCGGCGCGAGCGTGAAAATTGTTCCCGGCAGGGTCTATTTGAATGGCAAACCGCTGGACGAGAGTTATACATCCGAGGACGCCGATCAGCCATATCCGAATGAGCTTACGCCGAGGGACTGGGTCGGTACGGACAGGGGCGGCAAACAGATCGTCAAAATCCCCAAAGGTCGGCTGCTTGTGATGGGTGACAACCGTAACTTTTCTGACGATTCCCGACGCTGGGGTCTATTGGATCGAAGGCGGGTGCAGGGTAAGGCGATGTTCATCTTCTGGCCTTTCAATCGCATCCAAAAAACCTTCTGA
- a CDS encoding YraN family protein, protein MPSSRSRIGRSAEIAAAAELGNRGYRIVTSNYRCRYGEIDLIARDGDCLVFVEVRCRRTDEYGTPAESVTPAKQRKLIITAQHYLEELGLGDCECRFDVVEVSSHDGKLIVSDIIPNAFSA, encoded by the coding sequence TTGCCTTCTTCCAGGTCTAGAATAGGCCGAAGCGCCGAGATAGCCGCAGCAGCCGAACTTGGAAATCGCGGCTACAGGATCGTTACGTCCAACTACCGCTGCCGATATGGTGAGATCGATCTTATTGCTCGTGACGGCGACTGCCTGGTTTTCGTGGAGGTGAGGTGCAGGCGGACGGATGAATACGGTACACCTGCCGAGTCTGTCACTCCTGCCAAGCAGCGCAAGTTGATAATCACAGCCCAACACTATCTTGAAGAACTGGGTCTGGGCGATTGCGAGTGCCGGTTCGATGTGGTCGAGGTATCGAGTCATGACGGCAAACTCATT
- a CDS encoding ribonuclease HII — MTSKLDTDIWTYENQARTMGYESIAGLDEAGRGPLAGPVVAAAVILPDGFDPTGIDDSKKLTPAKRETMFKRITNEASVVGVGIVGPEEIDRINILRATHLAMKLALEDMGAPYDYVLVDGLPVSGLGAHSLAIVKGDAKCISIGAASIVAKVTRDAIMVDLDQQYPGYGFAKHKGYGCRAHIEAIERLGPCPCHRKSFSPISERTANCLLPGLE, encoded by the coding sequence ATGACAAGCAAACTGGACACAGACATCTGGACATATGAAAACCAGGCTCGCACGATGGGCTATGAGAGTATTGCAGGCTTGGATGAGGCTGGCAGAGGCCCGCTGGCGGGTCCTGTGGTCGCCGCAGCGGTAATTCTGCCGGACGGTTTCGATCCCACTGGCATAGACGATTCCAAAAAACTCACTCCCGCCAAACGCGAGACAATGTTCAAGAGGATAACGAATGAAGCATCAGTGGTAGGTGTCGGGATTGTCGGCCCCGAAGAGATAGACCGCATCAACATCCTCCGCGCGACGCATCTGGCCATGAAACTCGCTCTTGAGGATATGGGTGCGCCATATGACTATGTTTTAGTGGACGGCCTGCCTGTCAGCGGCTTGGGTGCTCACTCTCTGGCGATAGTAAAGGGCGACGCCAAGTGTATTTCCATTGGCGCTGCATCTATTGTTGCAAAAGTTACGAGGGACGCCATTATGGTCGACCTGGATCAGCAGTATCCGGGTTATGGCTTTGCAAAGCACAAGGGCTACGGTTGCAGGGCTCATATAGAGGCCATAGAGCGTCTTGGTCCATGCCCGTGCCATCGCAAATCATTCTCGCCTATCTCAGAAAGGACGGCAAATTGCCTTCTTCCAGGTCTAGAATAG